Proteins co-encoded in one Tachysurus fulvidraco isolate hzauxx_2018 chromosome 17, HZAU_PFXX_2.0, whole genome shotgun sequence genomic window:
- the fgl2b gene encoding uncharacterized protein fgl2b has translation MWLSVFSLWGSLLTLVASQSCPDPSEHSASWVRLKPLGQCKDGESTCPYSISLPPLTVQLPKSFRELEKMARELQSLTRMVNQLKEDCRECKERQGMDWNKRTNNEEEDRERIQASRGTLNTKGRQQDIAKRQRPVQVTISTSAVKDPKIISSDEMEENPTAFGKQRNTKQGMNVNPPTTKPRAETNEGPKGSNSSQKNMTNRSRFEEVPSVTTTKKTTLQSPMDTLYESSFPGDLDSEQPTQHEKHKASKIEVGYNMNPSGTLTAKGKVKSIPEYQVDTIVTDDDDDDDDDTEDGYVETKQVKTPKSDTVLVERRLVTGGTDAPNNREPEPNMKQLTRKQQEEEGKKGHSRPSTADTIRGQKKLSSPITDKASASVNVSQINSQTLEIKSKYGFKPDTNADSEKDAGMNLNPVYNVDTISGVKNSRKPTLRRTNVTAHVKPKNPKIQKTNFQTLFKPRSDAEGNTGVMLNNSGLPISVITDDIVDVSLPNPQILDNNNQFEADTDSESDTGIAVNNSETVTGLKNSRSPISDSANSIAYVAPDGSKRQSSNSQSSLKYSKYEEHDTGMNSNPVKNIKTVSGQDVLQSPISGTDDGIVNVSPTTTQIVESRKQSRTHTDSETDAVMFSKPVNNDTVSGLKNSTLLISHRINATVDLNLINPKTQSSYSQTSFKSSTDAEHHMNSNPVNKLNNSRSPTPGITDGTVDVSPTNPQIMHSKNQVKAGSGSGSDARVGSHPVNNSETIRGQEMSRSDAIGDVGLTYHSKSKFKAGADSESYAVSDLYTVHNVATDSGSKNSGSSISDITDASEVNQTYTVTLDGTFTNQLQPGTDKERKPEIDSNPLIKVDTKKSYPYQNHSTDETSEIHISDSRLNVNDTNPRLYSNDHLPKRQLLPKSKLNMTQSRNGQIKSSNPGSIDSERQKTLRNNKTTALRKYAITSGRHLPTGLLPRRPEKQKDITNQPERTNPGMSPSKDPRRRKPYIWQRRPVNESKAFGSSDPKYTSGQGNYTTRIVKTRVYSETVSSHNNVLNSTAHIKSAKTAPAVEVLDMVNRQSESTSQTAVTEHEKLGGSSQQDLVLDIVNNIGRDSQPPVLEETKGNNRRTAETPFKSSSVQTNQEKHKKTLREGGTRIPDGMIPLTVARHDRNELNYPTTTTTSYTMKTEFKDKHSTMSQFTPPIITTPHFMDQDHAEKAKTTSRVKVSNKHVHHRLKNPGQEMESKKSHSDTGNKELQNARNGQESSESIVLRPNFSDSNQNGTAGSTGIIMDLVKSIAGSKVSTISTESTDENRARDSDSVKGNNGGHSVDTNNGKSYPVAVDIITGETLYKIPDGQTNSGDNKKPLTVNNVNERQGLEKQLLSNCHGDCDLSPTPWSERNSHESLNNDRDKSSQDCSDFIMRNPTSGIYNVTPTISGNRTFPVFCDMKSSGGGWTLIQHRFDGSISFNRTWNDYKNGFGNLKGEFWLGNEKIHWLTSTKAMVLRIEFEDLDGIKDYAQYDHFHVANESQYYRLMIEGYSGTAGDAMRYSKMFNHNGKNFTTPDRDNDQYTSGNCGAYYSSGWWFDACMAANLNGKYYETRYKGVRNGIFWGTWHNISSESYLTHDRQSFKTVRMMIRPRTGLLMD, from the exons ATGTGgctgtctgtgttttctttgtggGGCAGTCTGCTAACATTAGTGGCGTCTCAGAGCTGTCCGGATCCATCTGAACACAGCGCTTCATGGGTGAGGTTAAAACCTCTAGGGCAGTGCAAGGATGGGGAAAGTACATGCCCTTATAgtatctctcttcctcctctcactGTCCAGCTTCCCAAGTCCTTCAGGGAGTTGGAGAAGATGGCCAGAGAACTGCAAAGCCTGACACGGATGGTGAACCAGCTCAAAGAGGACTGTCGTGAGTGTAAGGAGAGACAAGGAATGGATTGGAACAAACGGACAAATAATGAAGAGGAGGATAGAGAAAGGATTCAAGCTTCTAGAGGCACTCTCAACACCAAAGGAAGACAGCAGGACATAGcaaagagacagagaccagTTCAAGTGACCATTTCAACATCTGCGGTGAAAGACCCTAAAATTATCAGCAGTGATGAAATGGAAGAAAATCCAACAGCTTTTGGAAAACAAAGGAATACCAAACAGGGGATGAATGTAAACCCACCAACTACTAAACCAAGGGCTGAGACCAACGAAGGGCCAAAAGGATCTAattcttcacaaaaaaatatgacaaatagGAGCAGGTTTGAAGAGGTGCCCTCAGTTACAACCACAAAAAAGACGACTCTACAGTCTCCAATGGATACATTATATGAATCATCATTCCCTGGAGATCTGGACAGTGAACAACCTACACAGCATGAAAAACATAAGGCCAGCAAAATCGAAGTTGGATATAATATGAACCCTAGTGGAACCCTCACTGCAAAAGGCAAGGTGAAGAGTATTCCTGAATACCAGGTGGATACTATAGTTacggatgatgatgatgatgatgatgatgacactgAAGATGGTTATGTAGAAACAAAGCAAGTGAAGACACCAAAAAGTGATACGGTACTGGTGGAAAGACGACTGGTGACGGGTGGCACTGATGCTCCAAACAACAGAGAACCTGAACCAAACATGAAACAACTTACCAGAAAACAACAGGAAGAAGAGGGCAAAAAAGGACATTCAAGACCTAGCACAGCTGACACAATCAGAGGACAAAAGAAGTTATCATCTCCCATCACAGACAAAGCTAGTGCCTCAGTTAATGTAAGTCAAATTAATTCACAAACACTGGAAATCAAATCTAAATATGGATTTAAACCTGATACGAACGCAGATTCAGAGAAAGATGCTGGAATGAATTTAAACCCAGTTTATAATGTTGATACAATTAGTGGAGTTAAGAATTCAAGAAAACCCACCTTACGGAGAACTAATGTCACAGCTCATGTTAAGCCAAAAAATCCCAAAATACAGAAAACTAACTTTCAGACCCTATTCAAACCTAGATCGGATGCAGAAGGTAATACTGGAGTAATGCTGAACAATTCAGGATTACCCATCTCAGTCATAACTGATGACATAGTTGATGTAAGTCTACCAAATCCACAAATCCTAGACAATAACAATCAATTCGAAGCAGACACAGATTCAGAGAGTGATACTGGAATTGCAGTTAATAACAGTGAGACAGTCACTGGACTAAAAAATTCAAGATCACCCATCTCAGACAGCGCTAATAGCATAGCTTATGTAGCTCCAGATGGTTCAAAAAGACAGAGTAGTAACTCTCAATCCTCCTTAAAATATAGCAAATATGAAGAACATGACACTGGAATGAACTCAAATCCAGTCAAAAATATTAAGACAGTAAGTGGACAAGATGTGTTACAATCACCCATTTCTGGCACAGATGATGGCATAGTTAATGTAAGTCCAACAACTACACAAATAGTAGAGAGTAGAAAACAATCGAGAACTCACACAGATTCAGAGACTGATGCTGTAATGTTTTCAAAGCCAGTTAATAACGATACAGTGAGTGGGCTAAAGAATTCAACATTACTCATCTCACATAGAATTAATGCGACGGTTGATCTAAATCtaataaatccaaaaacacagtCCAGTTACTCTCAAACCTCATTCAAATCTAGTACAGATGCCGAGCATCATATGAATTCAAATCCAGTCAACAAACTAAATAATTCGAGATCGCCCACCCCAGGCATAACTGATGGCACAGTTGATGTAAGTCCAACCAATCCACAAATAATGCACAGCAAAAACCAGGTCAAAGCTGGCTCGGGTTCAGGGAGTGATGCTAGAGTGGGTTCACACCCAGTAAATAATTCTGAGACAATCCGTGGACAAGAGATGTCAAGATCTGACGCTATAGGTGATGTAGGTCTAACATATCACAGCAAAAGTAAGTTTAAAGCTGGTGCAGATTCAGAGAGTTATGCTGTAAGTGACCTATACACAGTCCATAATGTCGCTACAGATAGTGGATCAAAGAATTCAGGGTCATCCATCTCAGACATAACAGATGCAAGTGAAGTAAAtcaaacatatacagtaacacTGGATGGTACTTTTACAAATCAACTACAACCTGGGACAGATAAGGAGAGGAAGCCTGAAATAGATTCAAACCCCCTTATTAAAGTTGATACAAAGAAGTCTTATCCTTATCAAAATCACTCGACTGATGAGACATCAGAAATACACATCTCTGATTCCAGACTTAATGTAAATGATACAAATCCCCGTCTGTATAGTAATGATCACCTACCCAAAAGACAGCTCCTGCCAAAATCAAAACTTAACATGACACAATCCAGGAATGGACAGATTAAGAGTTCAAACCCAGGGAGTATAGATTCTGAAAGACAAAAGACATTAAGGAACAACAAAACTACAGCTTTGAGAAAGTATGCGATAACAAGTGGCAGGCACCTGCCCACTGGACTTCTTCCTAGGAGGCCAGAGAAGCAGAAAGACATCACAAATCAACCAGAAAGAACCAATCCTGGAATGAGCCCAAGTAAGGATCCTAGACGTAGAAAACCATATATTTGGCAAAGAAGACCAGTCAATGAAAGTAAAGCATTCGGTTCGAGTGACCCAAAATACACAAGTGGGCAGGGTAATTATACAACACGTATTGTGAAAACGCGTGTTTATTCTGAAACTGTATCCAGCCATAATAATGTGTTAAATAGTACAGCTCatataaaaagtgcaaaaactGCCCCTGCAGTCGAAGTATTAGACATGGTTAATCGCCAGAGTGAAAGCACCTCTCAAACTGCTGTGACCGAACATGAAAAACTGGGTGGAAGTTCACAACAGGATCTTGTTTTGGACATAGTAAATAACATTGGAAGGGACTCACAACCACCTGTTTTGGAAGAGACAAAAGGCAACAACAGAAGAACAGCAGAAACCCCATTTAAATCTAGCAGTGTACAGACCAACcaggaaaaacataaaaaaacactcagAGAAGGAGGCACTCGAATTCCTGATGGGATGATACCTTTAACTGTGGCAAGGCATGATAGGAATGAGTTAAACTATCCAACAACTACAACCACCTCATACACAATGAAAACAGAGTTTAAGgacaaacacagcacaatgtCTCAGTTTACTCCTCCTATTATAACAACACCACATTTTATGGATCAAGACCATGCAGAAAAAGCCAAAACCACTtctagagttaaagtgtcgAATAAACATGTTCATCACAGACTCAAAAACCCCGGCCAGGAAATGGAGTCCAAAAAATCTCATAGTGACACTGGAAACAAAGAATTGCAGAATGCGAGAAATGGTCAAGAATCCAGTGAGTCAATAGTTTTGAGACCCAACTTCTCAGACAGCAACCAAAATGGAACAGCTGGCTCAACAGGTATCATTATGGACTTAGTCAAGTCAATTGCCGGCTCAAAGGTGTCAACAATATCTACAGAAAGCACCGATGAAAACAGAGCAAGAGACTCTGACTCAGTAAAGGGCAATAACGGAGGACATTCAGTTGATACAAATAATGGGAAATCTTACCCAGTTGCTGTAGACATAATAACAGGGGAAACCTTATACAAAATCCCAGATGGGCAAACCAACAGTGGAGATAACAAGAAACCACTTACTGTTAACAACGTGAATGAAAGACAGGGCTTGGAAAAGCAGCTGCTCAGCAACTGTCATGGTGATTGTGATCTCAGTCCAACTCCTTGGTCAGAACGCAACAGCCATGAATCATTAAACAATGACAGAG ATAAATCTTCCCAAGACTGTTCTGACTTCATCATGAGAAACCCAACAAGTGGCATCTACAATGTGACACCAACCATATCAGGCAACAGGACTTTTCCTGTCTTCTGTGACATGAAGTCCTCTGGTGGAGGTTGGACTTTAATTCAGCATCGCTTTGATGGGAGCATCAGCTTCAATCGTACATGGAATGACTATAAGAACGGTTTTGGTAACTTAAAGGGTGAGTTCTGGCTAGGTAATGAAAAGATCCATTGGCTGACATCAACTAAAGCCATGGTACTGCGCATTGAATTTGAGGATCTAGATGGGATAAAGGACTATGCCCAGTACGACCACTTTCATGTGGCCAATGAAAGCCAGTACTACAGGTTGATGATAGAAGGATACTCAGGCACAGCCGGAGATGCTATGCGGTACAGCAAAATGTTCAACCACAACGGAAAGAACTTCACCACTCCAGATAGAGACAATGATCAATACACCTCAGGAAACTGTGGCGCCTACTACAGCTCTGGATGGTGGTTTGATGCATGCATGGCTGCAAACCTAAACGGGAAGTATTATGAGACAAGATATAAAGGAGTGCGAAATGGCATCTTTTGGGGCACATGGCATAATATTTCCAGTGAGTCCTATCTAACCCATGACCGGCAATCTTTTAAGACTGTTAGAATGATGATCAGACCGAGGACAGGGCTTTTGATGGACtag
- the tmem60 gene encoding transmembrane protein 60, whose product MSMSLAQRVLLTWIFSLVFLIMLVLKLDEKIQWNWFLVFLPVWAFDTILLLMLIVKMAGRCKPGFDPRNAADNLKKRVWYLVAILLKLAFSLLLCARLEELKKIQLSFICIPLWALLIGAMVELGYNVFHF is encoded by the coding sequence ATGAGCATGTCTCTCGCACAGCGAGTTCTCCTCACTTGGATCTTCAGCCTCGTCTTCCTCATCATGCTGGTACTCAAGTTGGATGAAAAAATTCAATGGAACTGGTTTCTCGTCTTTCTTCCTGTCTGGGCCTTCGACACCATTCTCCTGCTCATGCTCATTGTGAAAATGGCTGGCCGCTGTAAGCCAGGTTTTGACCCTCGCAACGCAGCTGACAACCTGAAGAAGCGAGTTTGGTATCTTGTGGCCATTTTGTTAAAGCTGGCCTTTAGTCTGTTATTGTGTGCCAGGCTGGAAGAGCTGAAAAAGATACAGCTGAGTTTCATTTGTATCCCTCTGTGGGCTCTTCTTATCGGTGCAATGGTGGAGCTCGGCTACAATGTCTTCCACTTCTGA